In Acinetobacter wanghuae, the sequence ACGGCGCGTACACAGAAGTTTGACGTGAGCATTGTTTTTTTTGCTATGCTAGCTGTCTATTTTCGTCTAAGCAAAAAAGGGTCATTTATGGCATTTGCCCGCTCTAAAGTTTTTGTTGCGTGTACACTTGCTCTTGGCATGGGATTAAGCGCATGTTCCAATTCAAATAATGAAGATAAAAAACAAACGACCTTAACGGCAAGCGCACCTGCGACAGGTGAAGCATCTACCCTGACTGAACGAAATGCCCAGCAACGCTTAAGCTCTAACTTAGAAAAGAATTTTAAAACTGCCGGTATCAAAGCAAAAATTACCGAGATTAAAGCGACCGAAGTACCGAACCTATTTTGGGTGAGCCTCGAAGGGATGACATCTGTGTATGCGACCAGTGATGGCAAATACATCTTCCAAGGTGATGTGATTCGTTTAGGTGATAAAGCGCTCTATAACGTCAGCGAAAACCTGCAAGCAGATGTGACGAAAAAGCAATTTGCAGCGTTAAACGCTAAAGATCTTTTGATTTACCCTGCGAAAGGCAAAGCCAAGCATGTGATCTATGTCTTTACCGATGTGAGCTGTCCGTATTGTCATAAATTCCATGAGCAAATGGATGAGATGAACGCCAAAGGCATTGAAGTCCGTTATATCGCTTGGCCACGTGGCGAGCAACATATGCCAGCCATGGAAGCAATTTGGTGTAGTGCCGATCGTCGTCGCGCATTCGATACTGCAATTGCAGGTGGACAAATTGCAGGGGCTGCAAACTGTCAAAATCCAGTCAAAGATCAGTACCAAATGGGGCTGAATATTGGCGTAAATGGCACACCTGGCGTGTATAGCTCAGAAGGTTTATACCTCGGTGGCTACATGACGACAGCTGAATTATTGGAACGCCTTAAATAACTCGTTTTAATAGGTTATTTTACTTATTTTTATACCTCAAAGATATTGTGAGATCGCGCTAGAGTCAGCGCGATTTTTTAGCTATGATCTAGCTTCTCGTAAAAAATTGAATATATTTGGAGTGTGACGTGAAACCAGTTCGTCTGGCAATCCTCGGTCTTGGTACTGTGGGTGGTGGTGCCCTTAAACTATTAAAAGAAAATGCTGCTGAGATTAGACGTCGCACCGGTCGTGAAATCCAAATTACCCATGTGGGGACACGTCGTCCTCGTCCTGATTTAGATCTACCTGAATCTGTTCAACAAAGCGCTGACTTACTCAGCATTGTGCGTCAACCTGATGTCGATGTGGTGGTTGAAGTCATGGGTGGTATTCACCCTGCTTATGAAGTGATTAAAGAAGCGATTTTGCACGGTAAGCAAATTGTAACTGCGAACAAAGCTTTGCTTGCGGAACATGGGAATGAACTCTTTAAACTTGCAGATGATAACGCTGTGCAAATTGCATACGAGGCAGCGGTTGCAGGTGGTATTCCAATTATTAAAGTCATGCGTGAAGGTTTGGCTGCCAATAAAATTGATTGGTTAGCAGGTATTATTAACGGAACAGGCAATTTTATTTTGACTGAGATGCGTGACAAAGGTCGTGCTTTCGCGGACGTGTTGGCTGAAGCGCAAGAACTTGGTTATGCAGAAGCAGATCCAACCTTTGACGTTGAAGGGATTGATGCTGCCCACAAACTGACTTTGCTTGCCTCAATTGCCTTTGGTATTCCATTACAGTTTGACAAAGTCTTTACAGAAGGTATCAGCAAAATTACCGCACAAGATGTAAAATATGCTGAAGATTTAGGCTTCCGTATTAAGCATTTGGGTATTGCGAAACGTGCTGAAAAAGGGATTGAACTGCGTGTTCATCCGACTTTAATTCCTGAAGATCAACTCATTGCCAATGTGAATGGCGTTAAAAATGCCGTTCTTGTCCATGCCAATGCGGTAGGTCCAACGCTTTATTACGGCGCAGGTGCAGGCGCAGGTCCAACAGCCTCTGCTGTGGTTGCTGACGTAGTCGATATTGTTCGTGATATTTCCTATACCGAAGATGGTGCAGGTACGATCCCACAATTGGCGTTCGAAAATCTGACTGACTTGCCTATTTTAAGTCGTGAAGAAATGACGACTGGATATTACATCCGCATTAATGCTGAAGACCAAATGGGTGTCTTAGCGAATGTGACCTCTATTTTAAGCAATGCGGGTATTAGCATTGATGCAATCATGCAGCAGCCACGCTTAAAAGACCTTATTCCTATCGTGATCATGACAGATCCTGTTGTTGAATCGAAAATGGATGAAGCGTTAAAACAAATTCAATCACTTCCTGTCATTCATGGCGAAATTGTACGAATTCGTTTAGAATCGCTTGAAAATTAATCGGGTTGAGGGGTTCACGCTCCTCTCCAAGCACTACATATAATTGGAACATCATCATGTCGAATGCCAATCGTTATACTGGTTTAGTTGACCGCTATCGCGACCGTTTACCAGTGTCTGCAACAACTCGCGCAATTTCACTCGGCGAAGGAAACACGCCACTGATTAAGCTCGAGAACATTCCACGCATTATTGGCAAAAATGTTGAAATTTATGTGAAGTACGAGGGCTTAAACCCGACTGGTTCATTTAAAGACCGTGGTATGACCATGGCTGTAACAAAAGCCGTTGAAGAAGGTTCTAAAGCGATTATCTGTGCCTCTACAGGCAATACCTCTGCTGCGGCTGCGGCTTATGCTGCCCGTGCAGGTATCAAAGCGTTTGTTTTAATCCCAGAAGGCAAAATTGCCATGGGTAAAATGGCGCAAGCAATGATGTACGGTGCAATCACGATGCAAATTCGTGGTAACTTCGATGACGGTATGCGCTTAGTTAAAGAAATTGCAGATAAAGCACCGGTAACGATTGTAAACTCAATCAACCCGTACCGTTTACAAGGTCAAAAAACCATTGCTTACGAAATTGTTGAAGCGCTAGGTCGTGCACCAGATTACCACTGCCTACCTGTTGGTAACGCAGGTAACATCACTGCACACTGGATGGGTTATACCGAAGCAGTTGCAAATCAGCCAAAAGAACAATTTGAGCAAGTCGTTTACGATGCTGCAACTGATGCCTTCACAGGTCCTAAGCCTGCGGGCTTGCCAATTATGGCAGGTTATCAAGCATCTGGTGCTGCACCTTTCCTTCGCGGTGCGCCTGTAGAAAATCCAGAAACTGTGGCAACAGCAATCCGTATTGGTAACCCACAAAGCTGGAACCATGCGAAAGCCGTTGTACGTGATTCTAAAGGTTGGTTCGATGAATTGACTGATGCTGAAATCTTAGAAGCACAACGTTTGCTTTCTATGTATGAAGGCGTATTTGTAGAACCTGCGTCTGCTGCTTCTGTTGGTGGTGCAATCCGTGATATCAAAGCAGGTAAAATTGCTGAAGGTTCTGTAATTGTATGTACGGTTACAGGTAACGGTCTAAAAGATCCAGATACTGCAATCAAACAATGTTCTGATGCTGTCATGTTGTCAATTGATGCGACTTTAGAACAAGTGCGTGATTCAATTCTATCAAATATGTAAGTTTATTTGATCATCTAAGCATTAAAAAAACCCTGCTCTGGCAGGGTTTTTTTATGCAGATGTTTTTAAATATTTTTCGGTAAATGACTGACCCAATTCATTAAACGTACAGCATCATTGGTACGTGAGGCAGAGGTATCGGCACCTAATAATATCACCGCAACAGGACGGTTATTTAATGTCGTGTGCATGACCACACAACGCCCTGCTTCATTAATAAAACCTGTTTTTGAAATATTAATGTTGTAACCACCATTACGTACTAAAGCATTGGTATTGTTCGATGGCAACACACGATATCCTAAATTGAAGTCATAACGCGGTGTGGTTGAGAACTGACGAATCACACCGTATTGCGAAGCAACATTGACTAAAATCCCTAAATCACGCGCAGAAGAGACATTGCCCGGATGTAGGCCTGTCGATTCAACATAATGAGTTGAATTCATGCCCAAAGCTTTGGCTTTTTTATTCATTGCCGCATAGAACGCACTGCGACCACCCGGATAGGTACGTGCCAATGCTGATGCTGCAGGGTTTTCAGATTTCATTAAGGCAAATAATAAAACCTCAGCACGATTCATCGTATCGCCCACACGAAGCGTTGAACTAGAACTCTTACAACCTGAACATGAAAAATCCCCTTGTTGCAGGGTGATTTTTTCATTCATGTTTAAACGGGCATCTGAGGTGACTACTGCGGTCATGAGTTTAGTAATTGATGCTATTGGCAATGCTCTATTCGAGTTCTTGCTATACAGGACTTCACCTGTTTGTGCATCCATGACCAAAGCCGCACGTGCGCTGACGGAAGGTTGATTGGTATAATTTTTAGTATCCAAAATTTGGATTTTTTTAGCGGGCTCTTGAACCGTTACTCCGTTACTACTACGAATAGATGTCGTCACCGTAGTCGAGCCCAACGGTGATGGTTCATCAAGCGCATCACCACCATCATTTAAAAACTGATTCGCATCTTCAGAAGACCAGCTAATCGCACTTTGCTGACTGCTGGAAGTTGAGTTCATCGTCAACTCAGCAAAACTGGTTGAACTCATACCGACGAGAATGGAAAGCCCTAATACATGCAACAGTGGCGCGGTTGTTTTTTTCACAATTCTTTCTCTCAACTGACCGAGGTAAGATTCATTTGCCTATTACCTCTAATATGCCTTACATTTAGACACAATGCCGAACATTTTTTGTTCCAATCACTGTAAATGTAATTAAATTTAGATGAAGAATAGCATTGCTAATTTTGTCGTTTCATTGCAAGCTTATTTTGCGATATGTAACAAAAAAATGAAAATTTAAAAGAGGGAGAGTGTACGTGATCACAGTTTTAGTTGTAGATGACCATGAATTAGTGCGCACTGGGATTTGTCGAATGCTCGAAGACCACGCAGATGTTCAGGTTGTTGGACAAGCTGAATCTGGTGAAGAAGCGATTGCCCTCGTTCGCCAACATCATCCGAATGTTGTGCTACTTGATGTAAATATGCCGGGCATTGGCGGTGTGGAAACCACGCGTCGACTGTTACAAACTGCACCTGAAACCAAGGTTTTAGCTGTGAGCGGCTTAGCTGAAGAACCTTATCCTTCATTATTATTAAAAGCAGGTGCGAAAGGCTATATCACCAAAGGTGCACCTGTTACTGAAATGGTTCGTGCCATTAATAAAGTCGTACAAGGTGGTAAATATTTCAGTGCTGATATTGCCGAACAATTGGCAAGTTCTTATTTATCAGACACTCAGCAGTCCCCATTTGATGCTTTGTCGGAACGTGAAATGCAAGTCGCAATGATGGTCGTCAATTGTATCAGCGCCCAAGAAATTGCCGATAAACTCTTTGTCAGCGTCAAAACCGTCAATACCTATCGTTATCGTATTTTTGAAAAACTCAATATTGATAGTGACGTGAAACTGACTCATTTAGCGATGCGCTATGGCTTAATTAAACCTTAAGTCGGCGCGCGCCTATGCCACAGCAGTCGATCCATTCGGAACTCAACCAATACCATTTGGGGCTGTGGTATACCGCCTATCGTCTCATTATTAGCGTCGGTTTATTGCTGATTTTTATGCTGACCTATGATGGCATGGGTTCCGAATATCAATTTCCACAATTGTATGGTTATGTTTTAGCAACGTTTGTCACAATCAGTTCAATCCAACTTTTGACCATTAAACTTGTTAAAAATTATATTTCACAACAATTAATTATTATTTTCTTTACCGATCTTTGTGCCTTAAGTTTACTGACCCTTGCGACCAATGGTCCAAACTTACATTTAGGCTTATTGTTTGTGATTACGATTTTTTCAGCGTCTTTGCTCATTGATGCTAAAAAATCCCTCGTCATTACCTTGATTGCTGTCATTAGTGTCATTTATCAGCATTTTATCGGCAGTATCTTTGAAATTTCATCTTTAACCAATATTGGCAATAGCACGCTCCTTGCCTTTTTATTTTTTGTGGTCTACGGCACGGGGCAAATTGCGGTACGTCGTTTTCAAATTATGGAGAATCTTAATTTCTCCCAATCGATTGAATTGAATCGCTTACAAAATATTAACCGTTATATTTTAGAGCAAATTGAAACCGGCTATTTAGTACTTGATGAAAACTTTCATGTGGTACTGAGTAATCCCGCAGCGTGTCATTTACTAGGCATTCCTGCCATGTATGCCCATGATAAATTTCCACTGTATCGCTCCCAACCCGATTTATTTGAACTGATTAAATTTGAAGATTTAGAAAATGGCGAGCGCTTTCAATTTGAATCACAGCAAAGCCGCTATAACATTCATGTTCAAGTACAAAAATTATTAGTACCTCATCAAACCT encodes:
- a CDS encoding DsbC family protein; this encodes MAFARSKVFVACTLALGMGLSACSNSNNEDKKQTTLTASAPATGEASTLTERNAQQRLSSNLEKNFKTAGIKAKITEIKATEVPNLFWVSLEGMTSVYATSDGKYIFQGDVIRLGDKALYNVSENLQADVTKKQFAALNAKDLLIYPAKGKAKHVIYVFTDVSCPYCHKFHEQMDEMNAKGIEVRYIAWPRGEQHMPAMEAIWCSADRRRAFDTAIAGGQIAGAANCQNPVKDQYQMGLNIGVNGTPGVYSSEGLYLGGYMTTAELLERLK
- a CDS encoding homoserine dehydrogenase, translating into MKPVRLAILGLGTVGGGALKLLKENAAEIRRRTGREIQITHVGTRRPRPDLDLPESVQQSADLLSIVRQPDVDVVVEVMGGIHPAYEVIKEAILHGKQIVTANKALLAEHGNELFKLADDNAVQIAYEAAVAGGIPIIKVMREGLAANKIDWLAGIINGTGNFILTEMRDKGRAFADVLAEAQELGYAEADPTFDVEGIDAAHKLTLLASIAFGIPLQFDKVFTEGISKITAQDVKYAEDLGFRIKHLGIAKRAEKGIELRVHPTLIPEDQLIANVNGVKNAVLVHANAVGPTLYYGAGAGAGPTASAVVADVVDIVRDISYTEDGAGTIPQLAFENLTDLPILSREEMTTGYYIRINAEDQMGVLANVTSILSNAGISIDAIMQQPRLKDLIPIVIMTDPVVESKMDEALKQIQSLPVIHGEIVRIRLESLEN
- the thrC gene encoding threonine synthase gives rise to the protein MSNANRYTGLVDRYRDRLPVSATTRAISLGEGNTPLIKLENIPRIIGKNVEIYVKYEGLNPTGSFKDRGMTMAVTKAVEEGSKAIICASTGNTSAAAAAYAARAGIKAFVLIPEGKIAMGKMAQAMMYGAITMQIRGNFDDGMRLVKEIADKAPVTIVNSINPYRLQGQKTIAYEIVEALGRAPDYHCLPVGNAGNITAHWMGYTEAVANQPKEQFEQVVYDAATDAFTGPKPAGLPIMAGYQASGAAPFLRGAPVENPETVATAIRIGNPQSWNHAKAVVRDSKGWFDELTDAEILEAQRLLSMYEGVFVEPASAASVGGAIRDIKAGKIAEGSVIVCTVTGNGLKDPDTAIKQCSDAVMLSIDATLEQVRDSILSNM
- a CDS encoding serine hydrolase, encoding MKKTTAPLLHVLGLSILVGMSSTSFAELTMNSTSSSQQSAISWSSEDANQFLNDGGDALDEPSPLGSTTVTTSIRSSNGVTVQEPAKKIQILDTKNYTNQPSVSARAALVMDAQTGEVLYSKNSNRALPIASITKLMTAVVTSDARLNMNEKITLQQGDFSCSGCKSSSSTLRVGDTMNRAEVLLFALMKSENPAASALARTYPGGRSAFYAAMNKKAKALGMNSTHYVESTGLHPGNVSSARDLGILVNVASQYGVIRQFSTTPRYDFNLGYRVLPSNNTNALVRNGGYNINISKTGFINEAGRCVVMHTTLNNRPVAVILLGADTSASRTNDAVRLMNWVSHLPKNI
- the gacA gene encoding response regulator transcription factor GacA; this translates as MITVLVVDDHELVRTGICRMLEDHADVQVVGQAESGEEAIALVRQHHPNVVLLDVNMPGIGGVETTRRLLQTAPETKVLAVSGLAEEPYPSLLLKAGAKGYITKGAPVTEMVRAINKVVQGGKYFSADIAEQLASSYLSDTQQSPFDALSEREMQVAMMVVNCISAQEIADKLFVSVKTVNTYRYRIFEKLNIDSDVKLTHLAMRYGLIKP
- a CDS encoding sensor histidine kinase; the protein is MPQQSIHSELNQYHLGLWYTAYRLIISVGLLLIFMLTYDGMGSEYQFPQLYGYVLATFVTISSIQLLTIKLVKNYISQQLIIIFFTDLCALSLLTLATNGPNLHLGLLFVITIFSASLLIDAKKSLVITLIAVISVIYQHFIGSIFEISSLTNIGNSTLLAFLFFVVYGTGQIAVRRFQIMENLNFSQSIELNRLQNINRYILEQIETGYLVLDENFHVVLSNPAACHLLGIPAMYAHDKFPLYRSQPDLFELIKFEDLENGERFQFESQQSRYNIHVQVQKLLVPHQTLILLVLEDAKKLNQQVQQLKLASLGQLSASIAHEIRNPLAAIVQANDLFQDSEISQQAVLNQMISKQAIRIDRIIQDTLNMVKNKEMHPILIQLNAFLPLLIREDLADVAHQIRFNMDMPLAIQFDEEQLRQVLINLVRNAIRHNDPELDYIEINIRPYEHKVWIDVRDFGDGVAITDQASLFKPFFSTSIHGTGLGLYLSHSFCEANQAQLNYIQQEQGACFRISCQRITV